CGGTGCGCTCAACGTACGCGGCATGCCGCAGGTGTTGACCACGTTGAACGGCGAGGCCTATATGGCGGCCGGTTCAGTGACCACGACGCAGCCGAATTTTGGCGATATTCCTTCCTCGCTGTTCGCCGGCGCCGATGTGAAAAAATCCCAGACAGCGGCAACCTTGTCGGGTGGCATCACCGGCGTTGTAGATCTCAAAACCCACAAGCCATTCAATTTTGAAGAAGGCGTTACCACCGCACTCACGGCCGAATACCAGACGGGTCGCGATACCGCTGAAAACGATTATGGCCTGAATGGTCTGGTGAGTATCAACAATGGCGATTTCGGTGCCATGGTTGCGGCTTCTTATTCCACTGCCAATCTGGCGAACTATTACTCGGGTATGGCCGGTGGCGGTAGCGATGCAGGTTGGTCGGGTTTCCCGCCGGAAAACGGTGCGCCAACCGATAACTGGAACTTCCGTGGCGAAGATGTGAACGGCAATGGCTCACTGGACGATCGTTACATCGCGTATCAGGGTCACACTGCTTACAGCAAATTCACCGAGCGCGAGCGTTTGGGTCTGAATGGCGCAGTACAGTGGAATCTGGGCAGCGGTTTCGCGCTGGATGCGGATTTTTTCTACACCAAAATGGATGAGTGGGATCGCCGCGCCGGTATTGCCATTTCCGACAAGTGGCAGGATTGGGCCTGGGCCAGGCCGATTGAATCCACACCCACCGGTGCCTTTGCTGGCCAGGAAATTCATACCACTCAGGTGTACCAGGCCGATGGTCGTCGCCTGAAGTCCTATGCCGAAAATAATGTGATTGAATCGGAATCCACCAACTTCAATATCGAATTGAGCTACGACAACGGCGGCAGCTTCACCGGTTCTGCGCGGGCCCTGTCCAGCAGTGCCAATCAGCTGAAACTGAACAGCTACGCCGATATTGATATGGCCAATGGTTCACAGTGGGGCGTGGAATTCCAGAATTATCCCGAGGGCTCACTGGCCACCAACCCGGGCGGCTATGCCGATGCAGAAATTCCAGTGGTGGTTGACTACCGCGGTGATGCCCCGGTATGGAGCGGCGTGCCTCAGGCGATTACCGGTGATCTGGATGCCTATGCGCTGAGTGGACTGTCTTCGGAATATAACTACGACCGCAAAGGTTCCATGAATGTATTCCGCCTGGATGGCTCTTACGAGTTGGACGGGTTTGTTAAGTCGGTAGACGCGGGTGTGCGCCACAGCGCACGCAAGGCGGAAAACGAAGGTTTCCACCTGCTGGCACCTTTTGGTAACGAAGGTTGTCTGGTTCGTTGGAAATCAACCGACGTGACGCTGAATGCCGGTGGTTGTTCCTTCGGTGATGGTGCCGGCACTTTCTACACCGCCGGGCGTCCAACGCCGCTGTCCGATTTTGGTGCCAATGTGATTCAGGTGAGCGACTTCGGCAGCGTCAAGGGTGCGGGCAGTGTTTACACGCTGGACCCTGCCGCCATGGACAATGTGCTGGCATTCCACAACAGCCTGTATCCCAACAATGTGCGTGGTGTGATGCCCGGACAGTCTTATGAAGTAGATCTGAATGAAACCAGTGCCTATGCACAAGTGAACTTCTCCACCGATTCAGCCACACCGGTACACGGTAATCTTGGCCTGCGTATTGTGCAGACAGATCTGTCCGTGACTCAATCGCTGGTGGGTGCGTCCCGGCCCTACGGTGCGCCAGAGCTCGATGACGGTGATTTTGTTACCGACAGCAGCTATACCGATGTGCTGCCCAGCCTGAACGTGGCGTGGGACTTTGCTGAAGATTGGCGTTTGCGCGCTGCTGCCGCAAAGACCATGGCACCACTGGATCTGAATCAGTGGGGCGGTGGTCTGTCGCCTAATTATGCGCTGAATTCTTCTACCGGAATTTTTGAAATCATCGCAGCAAGCTCTGATGGTAACCCTGAACTCGACCCATGGCGCGCTAACAACTACGACGTATCGCTGGAGTGGTATCACGGCGATTCCGGTATGGTAAGTGTGGGCCTGTTTCGGGTTGACGTTGAAAGTTTTGTGGAACGCGGCTCGGTGCCCATGGATCTGCCGGATCAGGATGGCGTGATTCGTCGCACCACCAACGTGCAGACCAACGTTCAGGGTGAAGGTGGCAAACTGCAAGGCATCGAAGTATCAGCCCGCCAGGCGTTCGATTTCCTGCCAGGTATCTGGTCTAACTTCGGTGTTGATGTGAACTACACCTATTCACCGTCTGATTCAGGCAATGAAGACCTTAATGGCAAAAAGCTGCCCTTCATTGATAACTCTGATCAGTTGTTTAACTTTATCGGCTGGTATCAGGGCGAGAAGCTGCAGGCGCGTATTGCTTACAACTATCGTTCCGAGCGGGTGGTGGCATTCAATCAGGTATGGGGTACTGAGGGCATGACCCTGTTCCAGGCACCGACTGGCTATATTGATGCCTCTGTCAGTTATGACGTAGCTGATGACATCACCGTTTACCTGAACGGTTCCAACCTCACAGGCGAAGTAGAAGATTACTACATCCAGTGGGAAAACCAGAAAGCCTGGAAAAATGAATACGAGCCCCGCTATACACTTGGGCTTCGCGCAAAGTTCTGATGGGGATGCCTGCTCTCTGAGCGGGCCTTCATTGGATTCACGATGGTTGTTTAGTCTCTCTTGCCTGCAAGGCGTTCTCGTTCGCTGAAATAGGTCTTACCCCGGCTCTAACGCCGGGGGTTTTTTCCGCGTACCCGGCTGGATGTATTTGCAGCATGGTCTGTCGTGCAAGGTAAAGCAAGCTCAGGTAACACCAGTTTTTCTGTTTTGCTGTAGCGGTTGAGGTTCAGACGACATTCGTGATCTGGCTACAGGCCCGATGGTTTTCCGTTTTCAATGGCGTCGTTTATGGATTGGTCTGTGGTAGGGGCTGATGGTCATGCGGTTGGTGGCATCAGCGAGGACGATATGCCGCACTGTTGGATGAGGTTTTCGTCGTCCATGGCGGTCGGTTAATACCCCAAATAAAAAACGTAGCACATGTGCGGTCGCACATGAAAAAGAGAGTGGTCTGCGATCGCGGATCAGCTACAGATGTACCTGATAATAATGTTGGGTTTTTTGGTTGTTCGCGTCACACCTGTCGGTGCTACACCGATGGAAATTGATGACAAGAAAGGCCGGATAACACTGAAATAAAGGTATCTTTATATGAGTCATATTAAAGCAATGAAAAAAGTGGCGCTCAGCAGCATAATTGCGGCGAGTTGCTATTCCTCGGCGTCATTGGCTGCGCCTTGTTCTGCACCCCAATGGAGCGAAACCACTCAATATAAAACCGGCGACCTGGTGACTTATCAGGGCGTTGAGTTTGAGGCCAAGTACTGGGTTATTGGTGCCGCGCCAAATTACAAAAATGAATGGGATTCCTGGAAGTACCTGGGCGCGTGTGAGGACCCACAAAATCCAGGACCTGCGCCCCATCCCTTCACGCTCACCGCGGCCACCGCTGACCTGTCGGCCGGTGCAACCTTATTCAACGGCTTTATCCAATTGAAAAATGGCAAAGCCAGCTGGAATTTTGAAGCGCCTGCCGACGGTAACTACACCGTTTCGCTGCTGGTGCGATCGCCGCAGGGCGAAAAACGAAACAAGTTTTTTGTGGGTAGTCAGGTATTTGAGTTCACCTCTACCGATAAAGATGACGAGTGGGTGACCATCGGCAATGTTACGCTGACTGCAGGCGCCAAGATCGCCGGTGTTGATGGTGGTAATGGCAGTTGGGGCTACATTGATGTGGTAGGTATCGATATCGTGTTGGCTGGCTCTCCAACACCAACACCAACACCAACACCAACACCAACGCCAACGCCAACGCCAACACCAACACCAACACCAACACCAACACCAACACCGACGCCGACGCCGACGCCAACGCCGACGCCAACGCCAACGCCAACGCCAACGCCGACGCCAACGCCGACGCCAACGCCGACGCCAACGCCGACGCCGACGCCAACGCCGACGCCGACGCCAACGCCGACACCGACGCCAACGCCGACACCGACGCCAACACCCACACCTGACGATGTTCAGTATTTCACTTGGAATCAGCAGTCTAGCTTGGTGAATACCAGACATTATGAGCCCAATGAGTGGATGGAAATCATGAGCCCGGTATCCTCTGTTACCTGGACTGTGGATGTACCGGTGGCGGCGGAGTACCGGGTAATGGTCGACTACGCCGCGGCCCATGGTCCGCGCAGAAATACGCTGTCTATCGATGGTTCGGGTAGCCAGGTGACCTTTACCTCAAAAGATCGTGCCTTCTTTACTAGAAACGTGTCGTTCGATATGGGTTCGCACACGATTGCGGTTGAGGCATTACAAGGCGATGACGGCTGGATGAATATCTACGGCCTTCAGGTTGAAATGGTGGGTGGCCTGACCATCAGCACGCCGCAGAACTTCTCGGATCTTCCGTCTGGTTCAGACATTGCTGTGGCTTTCACCAAAATCGGTGAGGGCGCAGTGACCTACTCTGTGAATGGGGGGGCCACCGAGCTCTACACTGGTGAAAGCCCGCTGGTGATTCCTACTTCCGGCGATGGTTTGTATGACATCAGTCTGGGTATGGTGGGATTGAGCACCAAAGAGAACCGCCGTGTGCAGGTGGGTGAACTGACCGGTCCGGTATTTGTGGATACCGCGGGCAGCCAGTTTGCGTTGGGTAATCAGCCTTTCTATTTTAATGGTTCCAACCAGTACTACTTGATGTACAAACCCGAAGCCATGGCTGAAGACTTCTTCAAGCGCGCGGCCAGTGTGGGCTTGAACGTGGTTCGGACCTGGATGTTTTGTAACAGTACCGGTACCCATGATGGCGTGTGTATCAACCGCAAGGTAGGCGATACGTTTATTCTGAGTAAGGACCCGGCAGATCGCACGGCTGAAGAACAGGCGTTGATCGATCGGAGTTTCGAATTGTTCGACAATTACGTTGCACTGGCTGAGCAGTACAACATCCGCTTGGTACTGTCCCTCGCAGATCACTGGGATTACTTCGGTAACATCCAGACCTATGGTGGCTACGGCAGTGCCAGCGGTCGCGAGCAGTTCAAAGCGTTCATCACCAATCTGGTGAATCACTACAACACCAGAACGGGTAAACGGTATAACGAAGACCCGACCATCATGATGTGGGAGTTGGCGAACGAACCGCGTATGTCTGGTGGAGTGGAAACGTTTAAAACCTGGGTTGACGATATCGCCGGGCATCTCGCATTGGTTGCTCCGAATCAGCTGGTATCCATTGGCATGGAGTCATCCTTCGGTGCTGCTGAACAGGTCGACTCTTACGCTAACCTGCGGTACGTGAACGATAACCCCAATGTGGATGCCATCTCGGCTCACCTCTATCCCACTTGGTGGAATATGACCGATGCACAAACGCTGGGTAACTTCGATCAGTTGGCAGCGCTCGGTCGCGAACTGAACAAGCCCACTTATATTGGTGAATTCAGCTGGCCGGTAAATACCCTGCGCGGTGCTGATGGCCGGGACGTGATCCAGAACTATGGTCCTTCCTCAGATCAGAGTGCGGTAACGGCCTGGGTGACTCAAACACTGGCGCAACGCGCGCAATACTTCAGCGCCTGGTATGCCAAAGCCTGGGAAAACCGCGATGCCATTGGCGGTATGCTCGGCTGGCAGTTGAGTGGTCTGGAGTGGGGTAACGGTGGCGAAATAGGCACCCAGTGGGGCTCAGGACCTTATGGTGAGTACTCCGGTGGTTGGGCAGGTAACCATGACGGCTTCCAGTACTACTGTGTACTTAATGCCAGTGAGTACAGCATCGCCGGTGTGGGTGCGCCTGGTAGCAATAAAGAAGGCGGCATCATTCACCTCGATCTGC
This region of Simiduia agarivorans SA1 = DSM 21679 genomic DNA includes:
- a CDS encoding TonB-dependent receptor, with translation MAMKSSFTRNLLAVSIAAGTLSTPAFSQEVAGELEEIVVSGIRMSQATSISNKRNADSVVDSIVAEDIGKLPDVTITDSLQRITGVQIRRSAGEGGALNVRGMPQVLTTLNGEAYMAAGSVTTTQPNFGDIPSSLFAGADVKKSQTAATLSGGITGVVDLKTHKPFNFEEGVTTALTAEYQTGRDTAENDYGLNGLVSINNGDFGAMVAASYSTANLANYYSGMAGGGSDAGWSGFPPENGAPTDNWNFRGEDVNGNGSLDDRYIAYQGHTAYSKFTERERLGLNGAVQWNLGSGFALDADFFYTKMDEWDRRAGIAISDKWQDWAWARPIESTPTGAFAGQEIHTTQVYQADGRRLKSYAENNVIESESTNFNIELSYDNGGSFTGSARALSSSANQLKLNSYADIDMANGSQWGVEFQNYPEGSLATNPGGYADAEIPVVVDYRGDAPVWSGVPQAITGDLDAYALSGLSSEYNYDRKGSMNVFRLDGSYELDGFVKSVDAGVRHSARKAENEGFHLLAPFGNEGCLVRWKSTDVTLNAGGCSFGDGAGTFYTAGRPTPLSDFGANVIQVSDFGSVKGAGSVYTLDPAAMDNVLAFHNSLYPNNVRGVMPGQSYEVDLNETSAYAQVNFSTDSATPVHGNLGLRIVQTDLSVTQSLVGASRPYGAPELDDGDFVTDSSYTDVLPSLNVAWDFAEDWRLRAAAAKTMAPLDLNQWGGGLSPNYALNSSTGIFEIIAASSDGNPELDPWRANNYDVSLEWYHGDSGMVSVGLFRVDVESFVERGSVPMDLPDQDGVIRRTTNVQTNVQGEGGKLQGIEVSARQAFDFLPGIWSNFGVDVNYTYSPSDSGNEDLNGKKLPFIDNSDQLFNFIGWYQGEKLQARIAYNYRSERVVAFNQVWGTEGMTLFQAPTGYIDASVSYDVADDITVYLNGSNLTGEVEDYYIQWENQKAWKNEYEPRYTLGLRAKF
- a CDS encoding CBM35 domain-containing protein, producing MSHIKAMKKVALSSIIAASCYSSASLAAPCSAPQWSETTQYKTGDLVTYQGVEFEAKYWVIGAAPNYKNEWDSWKYLGACEDPQNPGPAPHPFTLTAATADLSAGATLFNGFIQLKNGKASWNFEAPADGNYTVSLLVRSPQGEKRNKFFVGSQVFEFTSTDKDDEWVTIGNVTLTAGAKIAGVDGGNGSWGYIDVVGIDIVLAGSPTPTPTPTPTPTPTPTPTPTPTPTPTPTPTPTPTPTPTPTPTPTPTPTPTPTPTPTPTPTPTPTPTPTPTPTPTPTPTPTPTPTPDDVQYFTWNQQSSLVNTRHYEPNEWMEIMSPVSSVTWTVDVPVAAEYRVMVDYAAAHGPRRNTLSIDGSGSQVTFTSKDRAFFTRNVSFDMGSHTIAVEALQGDDGWMNIYGLQVEMVGGLTISTPQNFSDLPSGSDIAVAFTKIGEGAVTYSVNGGATELYTGESPLVIPTSGDGLYDISLGMVGLSTKENRRVQVGELTGPVFVDTAGSQFALGNQPFYFNGSNQYYLMYKPEAMAEDFFKRAASVGLNVVRTWMFCNSTGTHDGVCINRKVGDTFILSKDPADRTAEEQALIDRSFELFDNYVALAEQYNIRLVLSLADHWDYFGNIQTYGGYGSASGREQFKAFITNLVNHYNTRTGKRYNEDPTIMMWELANEPRMSGGVETFKTWVDDIAGHLALVAPNQLVSIGMESSFGAAEQVDSYANLRYVNDNPNVDAISAHLYPTWWNMTDAQTLGNFDQLAALGRELNKPTYIGEFSWPVNTLRGADGRDVIQNYGPSSDQSAVTAWVTQTLAQRAQYFSAWYAKAWENRDAIGGMLGWQLSGLEWGNGGEIGTQWGSGPYGEYSGGWAGNHDGFQYYCVLNASEYSIAGVGAPGSNKEGGIIHLDLHEPVCDIIKQYSDLYKGLNVKP